Proteins from a single region of Desulfobacterales bacterium:
- a CDS encoding biotin--[acetyl-CoA-carboxylase] ligase: MALYRIPGRENAIHYFPEIESTMDEARNMAQKGCPAFTVVVAEQQRKGRGRMDRQWVSTKGGLYFTLVLRPDINPADCGRVNFLVSVVLANLLRKEYHIDAGVKWPNDILVDGKKIAGMLSEMATDGHRVQYLNIGIGLNVNNDPCRVEPNATTMKMLLGERVRRTTLLGRFLNLLEEAMVQMTWEQTLAAWRNLTVTLGRPVRVVTTREIVEGTAMNVDDTGALILKTTAGTTQKIIYGDCFINPS; encoded by the coding sequence ATGGCGCTCTATAGAATACCGGGCAGGGAGAATGCGATTCACTATTTTCCGGAAATTGAATCCACCATGGATGAAGCACGGAACATGGCGCAAAAAGGATGCCCGGCGTTTACGGTTGTGGTGGCCGAGCAGCAGAGAAAAGGTCGCGGCCGAATGGACCGACAGTGGGTTTCCACCAAGGGCGGACTTTATTTTACGCTCGTGCTGCGCCCGGATATCAACCCCGCTGACTGCGGCCGGGTTAATTTTCTTGTTTCGGTCGTACTGGCGAACCTGTTGCGGAAGGAGTATCATATCGATGCCGGGGTTAAATGGCCCAATGATATTTTGGTCGACGGAAAAAAAATAGCCGGCATGCTCTCGGAAATGGCTACAGACGGGCACAGGGTTCAATACCTCAACATCGGGATCGGCCTGAATGTCAATAACGACCCCTGCCGGGTTGAACCGAACGCCACCACCATGAAAATGCTCCTCGGCGAAAGGGTTCGACGAACAACACTGCTTGGCCGGTTTCTGAATTTGCTGGAAGAAGCCATGGTCCAAATGACCTGGGAACAGACCCTTGCCGCTTGGCGGAACCTCACCGTCACGTTAGGTCGGCCGGTCCGCGTGGTGACGACCCGTGAGATTGTGGAAGGCACGGCGATGAATGTGGACGACACGGGCGCCCTGATTCTGAAGACAACGGCCGGCACCACCCAAAAAATTATTTATGGCGATTGTTTCATCAATCCGTCATGA
- the cooS gene encoding anaerobic carbon-monoxide dehydrogenase catalytic subunit: MEKEKDAGKKQFDIKDVTICSATGQMLEKARRDGVETAFDRAASMKACPIGADSACCKHCFMGPCRLNSKDPYSKVGICGADIDTIGARNFARMVASGAAAHTDHGMSMLDLFREVVNGNIKDYKIKDIGKLESVAQSIGIETEGKSVQQIAEELYKELERTYTQVEGEIPFAKRVPAKTLETWRKLGIVPRGAMREIMEIMHRTHMGVDQDYKNIVKQCSRTALSDGWGGSMVATEISDILFGTPSPVAVEVNMGVLKEDQVNIIIHGHEPNLFESVLESVHEPTLVKAAKDAGAKGINLVGMCCSGAEMLVRHGIPHAGNFMSTEAVLITGAVDAMAVDVQCIKQGLAKVADCYGTKLFTTNPRCHITGVEHIEFHEHDPKGCTDEIVIRAITRFKNRTAPIEIPKIINTGVHGFSHEYINYMLGGSFRASYRPLNDNIINGRIRGVAGVVGCTNPRVKQDWVHVELVKELIKNDVLVVQTGCSQVALAKAGLTSPEASCLAGPGLREVCETVGMPPVLGLGSCVDNSRILIACTEMVNEGGLGNSIADLPVAGAAPEYMSEKAISIGHYFVASGVYTVFGVTFPTVEGTKFHNHLFEDLEGMGCGKWGFAIDPYEMAQMMIAHIDKKRKALGIDKARERVLMDMADRRQMEVS, from the coding sequence ATGGAAAAAGAAAAGGACGCAGGGAAAAAACAGTTCGACATTAAAGATGTCACCATTTGCAGCGCAACGGGTCAGATGCTGGAAAAAGCGCGCCGTGACGGGGTTGAAACCGCCTTTGACCGAGCCGCAAGTATGAAAGCCTGTCCTATTGGTGCGGATTCCGCATGTTGCAAGCACTGTTTTATGGGGCCTTGTCGCCTGAATTCCAAGGACCCTTACAGCAAGGTGGGCATTTGCGGTGCGGACATTGATACGATCGGGGCTCGAAATTTTGCACGCATGGTGGCCTCCGGCGCCGCCGCCCATACAGACCACGGCATGTCCATGCTGGATCTGTTCCGGGAAGTGGTAAACGGCAATATCAAGGATTACAAAATCAAGGATATCGGCAAACTCGAATCGGTGGCCCAGTCCATCGGGATTGAGACGGAAGGGAAAAGCGTTCAGCAAATCGCCGAGGAATTGTACAAAGAGTTGGAGCGGACCTATACCCAGGTGGAAGGAGAGATTCCCTTTGCCAAGCGGGTGCCCGCAAAAACCCTCGAAACGTGGCGCAAACTCGGAATCGTTCCCAGGGGGGCCATGCGCGAAATTATGGAGATCATGCACCGGACCCATATGGGGGTGGACCAGGACTATAAAAATATCGTGAAGCAGTGCAGCCGAACGGCTTTATCCGACGGATGGGGTGGCTCAATGGTAGCCACCGAGATTTCCGATATTCTTTTCGGAACCCCCTCACCGGTCGCGGTTGAAGTCAATATGGGCGTTCTCAAGGAAGACCAGGTGAATATCATTATTCACGGCCATGAGCCCAACCTGTTTGAATCGGTTCTGGAATCGGTCCATGAACCCACTCTCGTGAAAGCAGCAAAAGATGCCGGCGCCAAAGGCATCAATCTCGTGGGGATGTGCTGTAGTGGTGCTGAAATGCTGGTCCGGCACGGTATTCCCCATGCGGGCAACTTCATGTCAACCGAAGCGGTGCTGATTACGGGCGCGGTGGACGCCATGGCCGTGGACGTTCAATGTATCAAGCAAGGGCTGGCCAAGGTGGCCGACTGTTACGGAACCAAGCTTTTCACCACCAACCCGCGATGTCACATTACGGGCGTTGAGCATATCGAATTTCATGAGCATGATCCCAAGGGCTGCACGGATGAGATTGTTATCCGCGCCATTACGCGGTTCAAGAATCGGACAGCCCCGATTGAAATCCCCAAGATTATCAACACCGGGGTTCACGGATTTTCCCACGAATATATCAATTACATGTTGGGCGGCTCCTTCCGCGCCTCCTACCGACCGCTGAACGACAACATCATCAATGGCCGAATCCGGGGGGTTGCCGGTGTCGTCGGTTGCACGAATCCACGCGTAAAACAGGATTGGGTCCATGTGGAGCTGGTCAAGGAACTTATCAAGAATGATGTTCTGGTGGTACAAACCGGTTGTTCACAGGTTGCTTTGGCCAAAGCCGGGCTTACCAGTCCTGAAGCATCCTGCCTGGCCGGACCTGGACTCCGCGAAGTCTGTGAAACCGTGGGAATGCCGCCGGTGCTGGGCCTCGGATCTTGTGTGGATAACAGCCGCATTCTCATTGCTTGTACCGAGATGGTGAACGAGGGCGGCTTGGGCAATTCCATTGCCGATTTGCCGGTGGCAGGGGCTGCGCCCGAGTACATGAGTGAAAAAGCGATTTCCATTGGTCACTATTTTGTGGCTTCCGGCGTATACACGGTATTTGGCGTGACGTTTCCGACCGTTGAGGGTACCAAGTTCCATAACCATCTGTTTGAAGATCTTGAGGGGATGGGGTGCGGTAAGTGGGGCTTTGCCATTGATCCCTATGAAATGGCTCAAATGATGATCGCTCATATCGATAAAAAACGAAAAGCGCTCGGCATTGATAAGGCCCGCGAGCGCGTGCTGATGGATATGGCCGACCGGCGTCAGATGGAAGTGTCCTGA
- a CDS encoding dodecin family protein — protein MSSSVYKVIELVGTSATSWEDAAKNAVETAGKSLRELRIAEISKLDLKIEAGKVVAYRARVSVSFKYGAD, from the coding sequence ATGAGCAGCAGCGTCTATAAAGTCATTGAATTGGTTGGCACCAGCGCCACATCATGGGAAGATGCCGCTAAAAATGCCGTGGAAACCGCTGGAAAATCTCTTCGAGAGTTGAGAATCGCCGAAATTTCCAAACTGGACTTAAAAATCGAGGCCGGAAAGGTTGTTGCCTATCGCGCGCGGGTAAGCGTCTCCTTCAAATACGGCGCGGATTGA
- a CDS encoding class I SAM-dependent methyltransferase, with product MEQDRKKWNEKYAVGQYPSAPSAIVKDFYSTGPVGRALDIAAGKGRNSLFLAERGFQVEALDISERALLGLETYRNVTPRRVDFDDFDIPENQYSLVLNVRFLHRRLFPQIMESLVPGGVLIFETYLMDEDAARDHEHRREHMLRPNELLRAFLPLRIIYYRETLSGNGEEDRAIASLVAIKK from the coding sequence TTGGAACAAGACCGAAAAAAATGGAATGAAAAATATGCGGTGGGCCAATATCCGAGCGCCCCGTCCGCCATTGTCAAGGACTTTTATTCAACGGGCCCCGTGGGCCGCGCCCTGGATATTGCCGCCGGCAAGGGCCGCAACAGCCTGTTTTTGGCTGAGCGGGGATTTCAGGTGGAGGCGTTGGATATTTCAGAGCGGGCATTGCTCGGCCTTGAAACATACCGGAATGTGACGCCACGCCGTGTTGATTTTGATGATTTTGATATTCCGGAGAACCAATACAGCCTTGTTTTAAATGTCCGTTTTCTGCATCGCCGGCTATTCCCCCAGATTATGGAAAGCCTTGTCCCGGGCGGCGTTCTGATTTTTGAAACATATTTGATGGACGAGGATGCCGCTCGCGACCACGAACACCGCAGGGAGCACATGCTTCGCCCGAATGAATTGCTGCGGGCGTTTTTGCCGCTGAGGATTATTTACTACCGGGAAACCCTTTCCGGGAATGGGGAAGAAGATCGCGCTATCGCATCCCTTGTTGCGATAAAAAAATAA
- a CDS encoding RidA family protein has protein sequence MKREAISTSKAPAAIGPYSQAIAAGDFVFISGQIGLDPATGKLISPDFELQAKQTLENLRQIVLAAGCQMNQLVSVDVFLSNLGNFSKFNEIYSEFFTAPYPARAAVEVGNLPKGSCVEIKAILFKG, from the coding sequence ATGAAACGGGAAGCAATCAGCACAAGCAAAGCCCCGGCGGCCATCGGACCCTATTCACAGGCTATCGCCGCGGGTGATTTCGTATTTATAAGCGGCCAGATCGGTCTCGACCCGGCTACCGGCAAACTGATCAGCCCGGACTTTGAGCTGCAAGCCAAACAAACGCTTGAAAACCTTCGGCAGATAGTTTTGGCTGCCGGATGCCAAATGAACCAGCTTGTCTCTGTAGACGTTTTTTTAAGCAACCTGGGGAATTTTTCCAAGTTCAATGAAATCTATTCCGAATTTTTTACGGCGCCCTACCCGGCTCGAGCCGCTGTCGAAGTTGGCAATCTGCCCAAGGGCAGTTGTGTTGAAATAAAGGCCATTTTGTTCAAGGGATAA
- the lnt gene encoding apolipoprotein N-acyltransferase — MKFIRFENHAIFWAVVSGLALTAAFPKAGVSWLAWGALVPLLAAVKDKSARQSFGLGLIAGCTHYLTLVYWLADTMRTFGQLHWLVCLPVLFLFAFYLALYTAGFAVFISRGCRHPVILGVFGPVGWVGFEYIRAVFLSGFPWEMLGYSQYQVLPIIQISDMFGVYGVSFLVAVGNTALFLVYQAARSGHWQGKRIQFKHAAWVGVFFFILLFLSWGYGEKRIADVDQRISAAPAPEFAVIQGNIDQASKWDPAFRLHTLEKYISLSRFTAQRNPVLIIWPETATPFYFMAESDYSPGLIQAIRAMGCDHLIGSPAFENNGGVVSYRNRAYLVTSDGDIADHYDKAQLVPFGEYVPLKRWMPFIGKIVEAVGDFEPGVKGKTLQTKDYRLGIQICYEMIFPGLSRKLVQNGANCIVNITNDAWYGTSSAPYQLFSMAVFRAVENRRTVIRAANTGISGFIDPVGRILGTTGLFKDAAMTQPVPMLTKTSPYTRWGDSFALICLATTIILVFSGMVPPKKRAHH, encoded by the coding sequence TTGAAATTTATTCGATTTGAAAACCATGCCATCTTCTGGGCTGTTGTTAGTGGACTTGCGCTGACAGCCGCTTTTCCAAAAGCCGGAGTATCCTGGCTGGCATGGGGGGCGTTGGTGCCGCTTTTGGCCGCCGTTAAGGATAAGTCCGCCCGACAAAGTTTCGGCCTTGGCTTGATCGCAGGCTGTACCCATTATCTCACACTTGTTTACTGGCTGGCCGATACGATGAGAACCTTTGGGCAACTGCACTGGTTGGTTTGCCTGCCCGTTCTTTTTTTATTTGCCTTTTATCTGGCATTATATACGGCCGGGTTTGCCGTATTCATCAGCAGGGGTTGCAGGCACCCGGTTATCCTCGGCGTTTTCGGTCCGGTGGGCTGGGTCGGGTTTGAATATATCAGAGCGGTTTTTCTCTCCGGATTTCCCTGGGAGATGCTCGGATACTCCCAGTATCAGGTGTTGCCTATTATTCAGATCTCCGATATGTTTGGCGTGTACGGGGTATCGTTTCTGGTGGCCGTTGGAAACACCGCCCTGTTTCTAGTCTATCAGGCTGCACGCAGCGGTCATTGGCAGGGGAAACGCATTCAATTCAAGCATGCCGCATGGGTCGGTGTCTTTTTTTTCATCTTGCTTTTTCTGTCCTGGGGATACGGCGAAAAAAGGATTGCAGATGTGGATCAACGGATTAGTGCCGCCCCGGCTCCGGAATTCGCTGTAATTCAGGGAAACATCGATCAGGCAAGCAAATGGGATCCGGCTTTCCGGCTGCATACGCTTGAAAAATACATTTCGCTTTCCAGATTCACCGCGCAAAGGAACCCGGTACTAATCATCTGGCCTGAAACCGCCACTCCCTTCTATTTTATGGCGGAAAGCGATTATTCGCCGGGGTTGATTCAAGCTATTCGTGCAATGGGCTGTGATCATCTTATCGGCAGCCCCGCTTTTGAAAACAATGGGGGTGTGGTCAGTTATCGAAACCGGGCATATCTGGTGACTTCGGACGGTGACATCGCGGACCATTATGATAAAGCGCAACTGGTGCCGTTCGGGGAATATGTTCCTTTAAAAAGGTGGATGCCGTTTATCGGTAAAATTGTTGAGGCCGTGGGTGATTTTGAGCCCGGGGTCAAAGGTAAAACACTTCAAACGAAGGATTACCGGCTGGGTATTCAGATTTGCTATGAGATGATCTTTCCAGGTCTTTCCAGAAAATTGGTACAAAACGGCGCGAATTGCATCGTCAATATCACCAATGACGCCTGGTATGGCACCTCAAGCGCCCCCTATCAGCTCTTTTCTATGGCGGTTTTTCGCGCCGTTGAAAACCGGCGCACCGTTATTCGCGCCGCCAACACGGGAATCAGCGGTTTTATTGACCCGGTTGGTCGCATTCTCGGCACCACGGGCTTATTTAAAGATGCCGCCATGACGCAGCCCGTTCCCATGCTGACCAAAACAAGTCCCTATACCCGATGGGGGGATAGTTTCGCCTTGATATGCTTGGCAACAACGATCATACTCGTTTTCAGTGGGATGGTACCCCCAAAAAAGCGAGCGCATCATTAA
- the prfB gene encoding peptide chain release factor 2 (programmed frameshift) has protein sequence MSYETKQTIKELEAAIQQIRGIFDLPGKENRLKEIEHLISRDGFWDSPEQSKSILKERTVLTNKVGAFYKLKNNLEDCRLLHEMAVEESDDDTLAEVTQQLLELEQSVKKFSLSLMLTGETDFNNAIISINAGAGGTEAQDWAEMLFRMYLRWAERKGYKTELIDLQPGDEAGIKSATFTAGGDYAYGYLKSEIGVHRLVRISPYNANGKRHTSFASVFVFPELDNEIEIDVNEKDLRIDVFRASGAGGQHVNKTSSAVRITHLPTGIVVQCQQEKSQHRNRDLAMKVLKARLYQHEKQKQDDKLQALHDSKDDIAWGSQIRSYVLHPYQMAKDHRIGLDIGNVSAVLDGDIDPFIEGVLLSGKSRG, from the exons ATGTCATACGAAACCAAACAGACGATCAAGGAACTTGAAGCGGCCATTCAACAGATTCGAGGT ATCTTTGACCTGCCGGGCAAAGAAAACCGCTTAAAAGAAATCGAGCACCTGATATCCCGTGACGGTTTCTGGGACAGCCCCGAGCAGAGTAAATCCATATTAAAGGAAAGAACCGTGCTTACCAATAAGGTGGGCGCTTTTTACAAGCTGAAAAACAATCTGGAAGACTGCCGGTTGCTTCATGAAATGGCTGTCGAGGAATCGGATGACGATACCCTTGCCGAAGTGACTCAGCAACTCCTTGAACTGGAACAAAGCGTAAAAAAGTTTTCACTGAGCCTGATGCTCACCGGTGAGACGGATTTTAATAATGCCATTATTTCCATCAACGCCGGGGCCGGCGGCACCGAAGCCCAGGACTGGGCGGAGATGCTGTTTCGAATGTATCTAAGATGGGCGGAGCGAAAAGGATATAAAACCGAATTAATTGATCTGCAACCCGGAGACGAGGCCGGCATTAAAAGCGCCACGTTTACAGCCGGCGGTGATTATGCGTATGGCTACTTAAAAAGTGAAATCGGGGTTCACCGGCTGGTCCGCATTTCCCCTTATAATGCCAACGGCAAACGCCATACCTCCTTTGCATCGGTTTTCGTATTTCCCGAGTTGGACAATGAAATCGAAATAGATGTCAACGAAAAGGATCTGCGCATTGATGTGTTTCGCGCCTCCGGAGCCGGCGGGCAGCATGTGAATAAAACAAGCAGTGCGGTTCGCATTACGCATCTGCCGACGGGAATCGTTGTTCAATGCCAGCAGGAAAAATCCCAACACCGCAACCGCGATCTTGCCATGAAGGTGCTGAAGGCAAGGCTCTACCAGCACGAAAAACAAAAGCAGGACGATAAACTTCAGGCGCTTCATGACAGTAAAGACGACATTGCATGGGGAAGTCAAATTCGTTCCTATGTCCTGCACCCGTACCAGATGGCCAAGGATCATCGCATCGGATTGGATATCGGTAATGTGAGCGCCGTATTGGATGGGGATATAGACCCGTTTATTGAAGGCGTGCTTCTCTCCGGTAAGAGCCGGGGGTAG
- a CDS encoding HDIG domain-containing protein, with product MVDPIEIIKAYYPPESKSFGILLAHGQSVAAKALSVANRLSGVALNRTLIEEAALLHDIGIFMTRAPDIGCFGNHPYICHGYFGRQLLEKIGLFEHARVCERHVGVGISAEEIRWHQLPLPERDMRPVSLEEEIICYADKFFSKSANETANKKSVEEIVRTLTPYGKGKVTTFLSWVNRFGG from the coding sequence ATGGTGGACCCCATTGAGATTATTAAAGCGTATTATCCGCCCGAATCCAAAAGTTTTGGCATTCTCCTTGCCCACGGTCAAAGCGTTGCGGCAAAAGCCCTGAGCGTTGCGAATCGACTCTCGGGGGTCGCTCTGAACCGCACGTTGATAGAAGAGGCCGCCTTGCTGCACGATATCGGCATCTTTATGACCCGAGCACCGGATATCGGCTGCTTTGGGAATCATCCCTATATCTGCCACGGCTATTTCGGAAGACAGTTGTTGGAAAAAATAGGGCTTTTTGAGCACGCACGGGTTTGCGAACGGCATGTGGGGGTGGGCATCAGCGCCGAGGAAATTCGCTGGCATCAGCTTCCACTGCCGGAGCGGGATATGCGGCCGGTTTCCCTGGAAGAAGAGATCATCTGCTATGCGGATAAATTTTTTTCCAAATCCGCAAATGAGACGGCCAACAAAAAATCCGTGGAAGAAATCGTAAGGACACTCACGCCTTACGGGAAGGGAAAAGTGACTACCTTTCTTTCCTGGGTGAACCGGTTCGGAGGCTGA
- the thiL gene encoding thiamine-phosphate kinase encodes MLPTMLTKGLRFCCIIGFGHAGLCAEAQAKAALRAGATMLRVATGAFSLSHFKELLTIRNLCLANGVLLLVDNDPVLARAIDADGVHLAESTETIETVRIIIGEHALLGMSAPLHHLPDSSILHSLDFLSVSTPVISRKGKKDTAAILSQLKICASGIPLPLSVVTGPDACEACLYIENGAAGVTLYLPSLPKPPTHEALILKMGQGLTCVPRPVLALPWRDEFGLIARLTGSEIGLNRHHTAVRVPPGDDACLLDTLRHPVVTTDTHREGVHFRFDWQTPEEVGEKAVSVTLSDLAASYAKPAALFINLSLPEGLSEETVVGVYRGIARAVSAYDCALGGGNISRGDAFALDLFAVGEGREDIFPTRSTARPGFGLYITGALGLARAGLEALQRKDAGFPELVKRFKAPRARFDAAAVLADHGVMCVMDISDGLAGDARHLAAASGVSIEIEVKDIRVEDEMTAFCRKYELSPQTMMIAGGEDYELLFACPPETFDLINKALPCAFQVGKITGFQGQHLVGNAANISSFQHGLR; translated from the coding sequence GTGTTGCCGACCATGCTGACAAAAGGGCTGCGATTTTGCTGCATCATCGGGTTTGGGCATGCCGGGCTATGTGCCGAAGCACAAGCAAAAGCCGCGTTGCGCGCCGGCGCCACCATGCTTCGTGTTGCAACTGGCGCCTTTTCACTCTCCCATTTTAAGGAACTGCTGACGATTCGCAATCTCTGCCTCGCCAACGGCGTTTTGCTTCTCGTTGACAATGATCCGGTTCTCGCCAGAGCCATCGATGCCGACGGCGTCCATTTGGCGGAATCGACGGAAACGATCGAAACGGTAAGAATAATCATCGGTGAGCACGCCCTTCTCGGTATGAGTGCACCGTTGCATCACTTGCCGGATAGCAGTATTCTGCACAGCCTTGATTTTCTGTCAGTGAGCACTCCGGTAATATCGCGAAAGGGAAAAAAGGATACGGCCGCCATCCTATCCCAACTGAAGATCTGCGCATCCGGCATTCCGCTTCCCCTATCGGTGGTAACCGGACCGGACGCCTGCGAGGCCTGTCTATATATCGAAAACGGAGCCGCCGGTGTTACGTTGTATTTGCCCTCCTTGCCGAAACCCCCAACCCATGAGGCCCTTATCCTAAAAATGGGGCAGGGGTTGACTTGTGTCCCGAGACCGGTGCTTGCGCTGCCATGGCGGGACGAATTTGGGTTGATCGCCCGATTGACCGGCAGTGAAATCGGCTTGAATCGGCATCATACGGCTGTGCGTGTGCCGCCCGGAGATGATGCCTGCCTGCTTGATACATTGCGGCATCCGGTCGTTACGACGGACACGCACCGCGAGGGTGTTCATTTCCGTTTCGACTGGCAAACACCGGAGGAAGTCGGCGAAAAAGCCGTCAGCGTAACCTTGAGCGATTTGGCGGCTTCCTATGCGAAGCCGGCGGCACTCTTTATCAACCTGAGCTTGCCGGAAGGCTTATCGGAAGAAACCGTGGTCGGTGTTTATCGCGGGATTGCCAGGGCGGTCAGCGCATACGATTGTGCTCTGGGGGGTGGCAACATCTCAAGGGGCGACGCCTTTGCCCTTGATCTCTTTGCCGTCGGGGAAGGCCGCGAGGATATCTTCCCCACTCGATCAACGGCCCGCCCCGGATTCGGCCTCTACATCACTGGCGCGCTGGGACTGGCCAGGGCCGGCCTGGAAGCATTGCAACGCAAAGATGCCGGGTTTCCCGAACTGGTTAAACGGTTCAAGGCGCCGCGCGCCCGGTTTGACGCGGCCGCCGTGCTGGCGGATCATGGCGTAATGTGCGTAATGGACATCAGCGACGGGCTTGCCGGAGATGCCCGTCACTTGGCGGCGGCTTCCGGCGTCAGCATCGAAATCGAAGTAAAGGATATTCGAGTGGAAGATGAAATGACGGCCTTTTGCCGAAAATACGAGTTGTCTCCCCAAACCATGATGATTGCGGGAGGAGAAGACTATGAGCTGCTGTTCGCCTGCCCGCCTGAAACCTTTGACCTAATCAACAAGGCGTTGCCTTGCGCCTTTCAGGTCGGAAAAATAACAGGCTTTCAGGGGCAACACCTTGTTGGGAACGCGGCGAATATTTCATCTTTTCAGCATGGCCTGCGATAG
- the minE gene encoding cell division topological specificity factor MinE yields MLNGFFEKILGKNKSKDVAKKRLQFALIYDQMEVSEDILDSLQRDVVAVISRYFVIDEDAIKLDIQREKNVSALIVNTPIIRAMRKQPGSA; encoded by the coding sequence ATGCTCAATGGTTTTTTTGAAAAGATACTTGGCAAAAATAAAAGTAAGGATGTCGCCAAAAAGCGCCTCCAATTCGCACTTATCTATGACCAGATGGAAGTATCGGAGGACATATTGGACAGCCTTCAGCGGGACGTGGTTGCCGTTATTTCCCGTTATTTCGTGATTGACGAAGACGCGATCAAGCTGGATATTCAAAGAGAAAAGAACGTCTCGGCACTGATCGTGAACACACCGATCATTCGGGCCATGCGAAAGCAGCCCGGCTCGGCCTGA
- the minD gene encoding septum site-determining protein MinD has translation MVGKTIVITSGKGGVGKSTATANIGAALAMDGKRVAVVDMDIGLRNLDVILGLENRIVFTVVDAVKGRCQIKQAAIKDRRIDNLFLIPASQSDNKDVLKPEEMVTFCNRMRKEFDFILMDCPAGIERGFENAVAGADEAVVVCTPEVSSIRDADRVIGLLYARQITPKLVINRIVPEMVQRGDMLSHEDVMDVLSIELLGLIPMDEQVVISTNTGQPLVARSGCKAGEAMWRIAMRLNGQADLPIEVPRYRKGFWGRFGLKIASRN, from the coding sequence TTGGTCGGAAAAACTATTGTGATCACGTCAGGCAAAGGCGGCGTGGGAAAATCCACGGCTACGGCGAATATCGGCGCTGCCCTCGCAATGGATGGCAAGCGGGTTGCGGTTGTGGATATGGACATCGGGCTTCGAAATCTGGATGTCATTCTCGGGCTTGAGAACCGGATTGTCTTTACAGTAGTCGATGCCGTCAAGGGCCGATGCCAGATTAAACAGGCGGCCATCAAGGATCGAAGAATTGACAATCTTTTTCTGATTCCCGCCTCTCAAAGCGACAACAAGGATGTACTGAAGCCTGAGGAAATGGTTACATTTTGCAACCGAATGCGAAAGGAATTTGATTTTATTCTGATGGATTGCCCGGCCGGAATTGAAAGAGGGTTCGAGAATGCCGTTGCCGGCGCGGATGAGGCGGTGGTTGTCTGCACGCCGGAAGTCTCTTCCATTCGGGATGCAGATCGGGTGATCGGTTTGCTGTATGCCAGGCAAATCACGCCCAAACTCGTTATTAATCGGATTGTTCCGGAAATGGTGCAAAGAGGTGACATGCTCAGCCATGAAGATGTAATGGATGTGTTATCCATCGAATTACTGGGATTGATACCGATGGATGAGCAGGTCGTCATATCCACCAACACCGGGCAGCCGCTGGTTGCCAGAAGCGGGTGCAAGGCGGGGGAGGCCATGTGGCGTATTGCCATGCGACTCAACGGCCAGGCGGATCTTCCTATCGAAGTGCCCAGATACCGAAAGGGCTTCTGGGGAAGGTTCGGCCTGAAAATCGCGAGTAGGAATTAA
- a CDS encoding septum site-determining protein MinC, which produces MESSGQEQIPARLKGVGDSLWVTFDPTQSRDRLKDELKRIFERLRHLAVNARVILDPGEENGHDVLIGDLAAYLKESFDVGMVTAPPKKRTIQAESHRKKEMDDAWRYRRSDVLMISGRVRSGQKIEARKHLVLLGDVNPGGQVTAGGDILIMGRLCGNAIAGYPDNETAIVMALDFRPTQVQIGGFVAAGLPPRSEKGAEFAHVEEGSILVEDYLKVDPYSKLPWPELR; this is translated from the coding sequence ATGGAATCTTCGGGTCAGGAACAAATTCCCGCACGGCTCAAAGGCGTTGGGGATAGCTTGTGGGTAACCTTTGACCCCACGCAATCCCGGGACCGGCTGAAGGATGAGCTGAAGCGAATTTTTGAACGGTTGCGCCATCTGGCGGTTAATGCCAGGGTGATTCTCGATCCCGGAGAAGAGAACGGTCATGACGTATTGATAGGGGATCTGGCTGCGTATTTAAAAGAAAGTTTTGATGTAGGGATGGTGACGGCGCCGCCGAAGAAGCGAACTATTCAGGCCGAAAGCCATCGGAAAAAAGAGATGGATGATGCATGGCGCTACCGCCGCAGCGACGTGCTGATGATCTCCGGACGGGTCCGCTCGGGCCAGAAAATAGAGGCGAGAAAGCATCTGGTGCTGCTCGGCGATGTGAATCCCGGTGGGCAGGTGACAGCCGGCGGCGATATACTGATTATGGGACGCCTTTGTGGGAACGCGATAGCGGGTTATCCGGATAATGAAACCGCGATCGTCATGGCGCTTGATTTTCGACCGACCCAGGTTCAGATCGGCGGTTTTGTCGCAGCCGGTCTTCCGCCCAGATCGGAAAAAGGTGCGGAATTTGCCCATGTGGAAGAAGGCAGCATTCTGGTGGAAGATTACCTTAAGGTGGATCCCTACAGCAAATTGCCTTGGCCGGAGCTTCGATAG